CGATGTACTTACGGCCGATCTTCGTGATCTGCTCGAGGTCGAGGGTGGTGAGAAGGTTCCATCCGAGGTCGAGGGTCTCCTCAATCGAACGGTCCTCTTCGGATCCCTGGCGGACGAAGCGGTCCTCGAAGACGTCGGCGAAGTCCAGGAGTTTCCTGTCCATCTCGGAAAGCGAATCCTTACCGACGATGGCCACGAGACCGCGGAGATCCTTACCTTCTGCGTACGAGGCGTAGAGCTGGTCGGAGACCCCTTTGTGGTCCTCACGGGTCTTGCCCTCTCCGGTTCCTCCTCCCATCAGCCTGCTGAGGGACGAGGAAACGTTGATCGGGGGATAGATACCGTTCCTGTGGAGATCCATCGACAGAACGATCTGGCCTTCGGTGATGTAACCGGAAAGGTCGGGGATCGGGTGGGTGATGTCTCCTCCGGGCATGGACAGGATGGGGATCTGGGTGATAGATCCTTTCTTCCCTTTGATCCTTCCCGCACGCTCGTAGAGCTGGGCAAGATCGGTGTACATGTAACCGGGATATCCACGCCTTCCGGGCACTTCCTCACGGGCGGCTCCGATCTGACGGAGAGCCTCGCAGTAGTTGGTGATGTCGGTCATGATGACCAGCACCTGCATGCCGAGGTCGAATGCCATGTACTCCGCGGTGGTGAGACCGAGACGGGGAGTGAGGGTACGCTCGACGGCAGGGTCGTCTGCCAAGTTGAGGAAGACCACTGCGTTCTTCAGCGCTCCGGTCCTCTCGAACTCGGTCATGAACATCTGCTTCTCCTCGTTGGTGATACCCATGGCGATGAACACGACGGCGAACTCCTCGTTCTCTCCGCGGACCTTTGCCTGCCTCGCGATCTGAAGCGCGATCTCGTTGTGGGGAAGACCCGACGCGGAGAAGATAGGCAGTTTCTGTCCCCTGACCAGGGTGTTCATACCGTCGATGGTGGAGATACCGGTCTGGATGAAGTCGGACGGGCTGTCCCTTGCCCAGGGGTTGATAGCCGCACCCATGATGTCGCGCTCGTCTTCGGGGACGATGTCAGCTCCTCCGTCGAGGGGCTTTCCGGATCCGGAGAGGATCCTTCCGAGCATGTCCTTCGAAACGGGCATCTTCATGGTCTCGCCGAGGAAACGGACGGACGCATCCCTGTCGATACCGGTGGTCCCCTCGAAAACCTGGACGACGACGATGTCGCCGGAGGAATCGAGAACCTGGCCTCTCCTCATGCTTCCGTCGGAGAGCCTGATGTTGACCATCTCTTTGTATCCGACGGGCTCGGTGTTCTTGACGTACACGAGAGGCCCGGCGATCTGGGAGATTGTCTTGTACTCTTTGGATATGTCTGCCATAAGAATCACGCTCCAATCTCCGCGAACTGCTTGTCCATGTCCGCAGATACGGCATCCAGCTCGGCGTCGACGTTGTCCTCGTATTTGGCCTGGTTGAACCTGGTCCTGACGGGAAGGTGCACGATCTTGTCGACCTGCGCGCCGGAGGCGAGGGCTTTGTCCGCCATGTCGGAGTATTTCTTGATCAGAGTGAGCATCCTGTACTGCCTGGGGAGCGGGCAGAAGCAGTCCACGGGGTGGTATGCGTTCTGCTGGAGGAAGATCTCACGGATCATCTTGGAGATCTCGAGGGTGATCTTCTGCTCGTCGGGCAGGGAGTCGGAACCGACCATCTGAACGACTTCCTGAAGTTCGGACTCTTTCTGCAGGGTCTTCATGGCCCATCCTTTGAGGTCGATGAAGTCGTCGGCCACGTTGGATTTGAACCACTCGGAGAGCTGCCTGTCGTACATGGTGTACGAAGTGAGCCAGTTGATGGTGGGGAAGTGCCTTCTCTCCCTCAGCTTGGTGTCCAGAGCCCAGAAGACACGGACGATACGGAGGGTGTTCTGAGTGACAGGTTCGGACAGGTCGCCGCCAGGAGGCGAAACCGCTCCGATGACCGAGACGGATCCGTCCTGGCCGCAGAGCGCTTTGACACGCGCGGCACGCTCGTAGAACTCGGAGAGACGTCCTGCAAGGTATGCGGGGTATC
Above is a genomic segment from Candidatus Methanomethylophilaceae archaeon containing:
- a CDS encoding V-type ATP synthase subunit B — protein: MADISKEYKTISQIAGPLVYVKNTEPVGYKEMVNIRLSDGSMRRGQVLDSSGDIVVVQVFEGTTGIDRDASVRFLGETMKMPVSKDMLGRILSGSGKPLDGGADIVPEDERDIMGAAINPWARDSPSDFIQTGISTIDGMNTLVRGQKLPIFSASGLPHNEIALQIARQAKVRGENEEFAVVFIAMGITNEEKQMFMTEFERTGALKNAVVFLNLADDPAVERTLTPRLGLTTAEYMAFDLGMQVLVIMTDITNYCEALRQIGAAREEVPGRRGYPGYMYTDLAQLYERAGRIKGKKGSITQIPILSMPGGDITHPIPDLSGYITEGQIVLSMDLHRNGIYPPINVSSSLSRLMGGGTGEGKTREDHKGVSDQLYASYAEGKDLRGLVAIVGKDSLSEMDRKLLDFADVFEDRFVRQGSEEDRSIEETLDLGWNLLTTLDLEQITKIGRKYIEKYMPKKE